From Streptomyces sp. NBC_01460, a single genomic window includes:
- a CDS encoding IclR family transcriptional regulator, whose protein sequence is MRNQPSSESGTSEESPARQGIQSVELAMTVLQALEEGRGPMSLTQTAAATGMQPSKVHRYLVSLARVGLVAQSPSSGRYDMGPAMRRLGVESLRRMDEVALVSEHLPGLRDSTSHAVNLAVWGDHGPVVVRWEYGAHALPITVRVGATMPLLNSAMGGAFLAHLPEQLTEPVLRGQLETETLDAATRDRVDRIKAEVLREGVATTVGGVIPGVTSLAAPVFTAGESFPLVVTLVMPARGVTEQDVARFSAELLRSTRAMSEVLGHSPDQNRP, encoded by the coding sequence GTGAGAAATCAGCCTTCCTCCGAGTCCGGGACCAGCGAGGAATCGCCGGCACGGCAGGGCATCCAGTCCGTCGAACTGGCGATGACGGTCCTGCAGGCCCTCGAAGAGGGGCGGGGCCCCATGAGCCTGACGCAGACAGCCGCGGCCACCGGCATGCAGCCGAGCAAGGTCCACCGTTATCTCGTCAGTCTCGCCCGCGTCGGTCTGGTCGCCCAGTCACCCAGCTCCGGGCGCTACGACATGGGGCCGGCCATGCGTCGGCTCGGCGTCGAGTCGCTGCGCAGGATGGACGAGGTGGCGCTGGTGAGCGAGCACCTGCCGGGACTGCGGGACAGCACTTCGCACGCGGTCAACCTGGCCGTGTGGGGGGACCACGGTCCCGTCGTCGTGCGCTGGGAGTACGGCGCCCACGCGCTGCCGATCACGGTCCGGGTCGGCGCCACCATGCCGCTGCTGAATTCCGCGATGGGCGGAGCGTTCCTTGCGCACCTGCCCGAGCAGCTCACCGAACCGGTGCTGCGCGGGCAGTTGGAGACGGAGACGCTGGACGCGGCCACCCGGGACCGGGTCGACCGGATCAAGGCCGAGGTGCTGCGCGAGGGTGTGGCCACCACGGTCGGCGGCGTCATTCCCGGCGTCACCTCGCTGGCGGCGCCCGTGTTCACCGCGGGTGAGTCCTTCCCGCTCGTCGTCACCCTGGTGATGCCCGCGCGCGGCGTCACGGAGCAGGACGTGGCCCGCTTCTCGGCGGAACTGCTGCGCTCGACCCGGGCCATGTCAGAGGTGCTGGGTCACTCGCCGGACCAGAACCGCCCGTAG
- a CDS encoding acetoacetate--CoA ligase: MTTSHTATSGEPIWVPDTSVTAGSRIARFTDFVARRTGVAHTDYQSLWAWSVEDLPGFWAAVSEFFDVRMTGTWDRVLDDAPMPATRWFPGGRLNYAEHALRTDDPTGTALISVDENGTTQHITWAELRSQVGALAAWLRRQGVTAGDRVVGYLPNSRHAVVAFLASASIGAIWSACGQDYGAEGAATRFAQLEPAVLFAADGYRWNGRGHDRRAESAALRAALPSVRVTVQVPNLGLPILPHRSAVSWDDALADPAECDFEQVPFDAPLWVLFSSGTTGNPKGIVHGHGGVLLDHHKLLGLHLDLGPGDRFLWYTTTNWMMWNLVVSGLLVGATVVLYDGSPAHPGPARLWELAAEHRTTVLGVSPGYLQSSAKAGLVPGRDLELSALRVLGSTGAPLPSQSYYWVRDHVGSRIQVASTSGGTDIVSGFAGSAPNTPVWPGEISAPMLGVALNAFDSHGRPVTGEVGELVVTRPMPSMPIHFWNDPDGTRYHQAYFGSYPGVWRHGDWMTRTPHGSIIVSGRSDSTLNRHGVRLGSADIYAVVDELPGIRESLVIGAELPDGSYWMPLFVVLEPGHVLDEDLRDTIRIAVRTHASPRHVPDTIIEVPALPHTRTGKKLEVPVKRLLQGAAIGQVAGREAVDDISALEYFARFARPSADTTSTGVRP, translated from the coding sequence ATGACCACGTCGCACACGGCCACGTCCGGCGAGCCGATCTGGGTGCCCGACACGTCGGTAACCGCCGGCTCACGCATCGCTCGTTTCACCGACTTCGTCGCCCGGCGCACTGGCGTCGCCCACACCGACTACCAGTCCCTCTGGGCGTGGTCGGTCGAGGACCTGCCTGGTTTCTGGGCGGCCGTCAGCGAGTTCTTCGACGTCCGGATGACCGGCACATGGGACCGGGTCCTCGACGACGCGCCGATGCCGGCCACCCGCTGGTTCCCCGGCGGCCGACTGAACTACGCCGAGCACGCCCTGCGTACGGACGATCCCACCGGCACTGCGCTGATATCGGTCGACGAGAACGGCACGACCCAGCACATCACCTGGGCCGAACTGCGCAGCCAGGTCGGCGCACTGGCAGCGTGGCTGCGCCGTCAGGGAGTCACCGCCGGGGACCGTGTGGTCGGCTACCTGCCCAACTCCCGTCATGCCGTCGTGGCGTTCCTGGCCTCTGCCTCCATCGGCGCGATCTGGTCGGCCTGCGGCCAGGACTACGGCGCCGAGGGCGCAGCCACTCGTTTCGCGCAGCTCGAACCAGCCGTTCTCTTCGCCGCCGACGGATACCGATGGAACGGCCGCGGACACGACCGCCGCGCGGAATCCGCCGCACTGCGCGCCGCGCTTCCGTCCGTCCGCGTCACCGTGCAGGTGCCGAACCTCGGCCTGCCCATCTTGCCCCACCGGTCTGCGGTGAGCTGGGACGACGCCCTCGCCGACCCCGCGGAGTGTGACTTCGAGCAGGTCCCGTTCGACGCACCGCTGTGGGTTCTCTTCTCCTCCGGCACCACCGGGAACCCCAAGGGCATCGTCCACGGTCACGGCGGTGTTCTGCTCGACCACCACAAACTCCTCGGCCTGCACCTCGACCTCGGGCCCGGGGACCGCTTCCTCTGGTACACCACCACCAACTGGATGATGTGGAACCTGGTCGTCTCCGGCCTCCTGGTGGGCGCGACCGTCGTGCTCTACGACGGAAGCCCGGCCCACCCCGGTCCTGCACGCCTGTGGGAACTGGCCGCCGAACACCGGACCACCGTCCTGGGCGTCAGTCCGGGCTACCTGCAGAGCTCAGCCAAGGCCGGCCTCGTGCCCGGACGCGACCTGGAGCTGTCCGCCCTGCGCGTGCTCGGCTCCACCGGCGCGCCCCTGCCTTCCCAGTCGTACTACTGGGTCCGTGACCACGTGGGCTCCCGAATCCAGGTCGCCTCGACCAGTGGCGGCACCGACATCGTCAGCGGCTTCGCCGGCAGCGCCCCCAACACACCGGTGTGGCCAGGCGAGATCTCCGCCCCCATGCTCGGCGTCGCACTGAACGCCTTCGACAGCCATGGCCGCCCCGTCACCGGAGAAGTCGGTGAACTCGTCGTCACCCGGCCCATGCCTTCCATGCCGATCCACTTCTGGAACGACCCCGACGGCACCCGCTACCACCAGGCGTACTTTGGCTCCTACCCCGGTGTCTGGCGGCACGGCGACTGGATGACCCGCACCCCGCACGGCAGCATCATCGTCTCGGGCCGCTCCGACTCCACCCTCAACCGGCACGGAGTACGGCTCGGCAGCGCCGACATCTACGCCGTCGTGGATGAGCTGCCCGGCATCCGCGAAAGCCTCGTCATCGGCGCCGAACTCCCGGACGGCAGCTACTGGATGCCCCTGTTCGTGGTCCTGGAGCCCGGCCACGTACTCGACGAGGACCTGCGCGACACCATCAGAATCGCCGTCCGCACCCACGCCTCGCCCAGGCACGTCCCCGACACCATCATCGAGGTGCCGGCCCTGCCGCACACCCGGACGGGCAAGAAACTGGAAGTCCCCGTCAAACGCCTGCTGCAGGGGGCTGCCATCGGTCAGGTCGCCGGCCGTGAAGCCGTCGACGACATCTCGGCGCTGGAGTACTTCGCCCGGTTCGCACGGCCCTCCGCGGACACCACATCGACGGGCGTCCGCCCATAG
- a CDS encoding VOC family protein, whose translation MSLHRLTQIVMGVPNVRQTAAYYADFGLTPAGSPTGDATAPQPSHTLSTADGGEQLRIVHSPRRRLVELGVGADDPDDLDRVSASLTGLDVPVHRTADSVTAVDPGTEVLVRVELAPRLRQTPAPTPLYNAPGADARLGHRAPGILREGPVRPRKLGHVVLGSTDQETSQRFFQQGLGFKVSDTVKGLAAFMRCSSDHHNVLVQQAPVAFLHHTSWQVDDVDEIGRGATTMLEADPDRHTWGLGRHYIGSNFFWYLKDPAGTFSEYYSDLDCIVDDALWKPGVFEGMKSLYAWGPPPPPSFLAPEDLAALMTGAHAPTE comes from the coding sequence ATGTCACTGCACCGACTGACCCAGATCGTCATGGGCGTGCCGAACGTCAGGCAGACGGCCGCCTACTATGCCGACTTCGGCCTCACGCCCGCGGGCAGCCCTACGGGCGACGCCACCGCACCGCAGCCCTCGCACACCTTGTCGACCGCCGACGGCGGCGAGCAGTTGCGCATCGTGCACTCCCCCAGGCGCCGCCTCGTCGAACTCGGCGTGGGTGCCGACGACCCCGACGACCTGGACCGGGTCTCCGCCTCGCTCACCGGGCTGGACGTACCCGTCCACCGCACAGCCGACAGCGTGACCGCCGTGGATCCGGGCACCGAGGTCCTCGTACGTGTGGAACTCGCCCCGCGTCTTCGGCAGACACCCGCGCCGACACCCCTGTACAACGCCCCGGGCGCCGACGCCCGACTCGGGCACCGCGCTCCGGGCATCCTGCGCGAGGGACCGGTGCGACCGCGCAAGCTCGGGCACGTGGTCCTCGGGTCCACGGACCAGGAGACCTCCCAGCGCTTCTTCCAGCAGGGGCTGGGGTTCAAGGTCAGTGACACCGTCAAGGGCCTGGCCGCGTTCATGCGCTGCTCCAGCGACCATCACAACGTGCTGGTGCAGCAGGCGCCGGTCGCCTTCCTGCACCACACCTCGTGGCAGGTCGACGACGTCGACGAGATCGGCCGCGGCGCCACCACCATGCTGGAGGCGGATCCCGACCGGCACACCTGGGGGCTCGGACGCCATTACATCGGGTCGAACTTCTTCTGGTACCTCAAGGACCCGGCCGGGACCTTCTCGGAGTACTACTCCGACCTCGACTGCATCGTCGACGACGCCCTCTGGAAGCCCGGCGTCTTCGAGGGCATGAAGTCGCTGTACGCCTGGGGCCCGCCTCCTCCCCCGTCGTTCCTCGCACCGGAGGACCTGGCAGCTTTGATGACCGGCGCTCACGCACCGACCGAGTGA
- a CDS encoding 3-hydroxybutyryl-CoA dehydrogenase, translating into MSTTPQDISKVGVIGCGLMGSGIAEVCARAGLDTLVYEVTTEALAAGRNRVEQSLGKATDRGKLTAQERDNALDALSFTTDLDAFADRDLAVEAAPENAEMKLGIFSTLDRIMVQPDALMTSNTSSIPIMKLASATTRPGQVMGLHFFSPAPVLDLVELVPTLKTDDTAWQRLHHFAADVLGRRVVVSQDRASFVVNALLIPYLLSAIRMFESGFALAQDIDDGMVRGCAHPMGPLQLADHIGLDTTLAIAESLYAEFKEPLYAPPPLLSRMVEAGHLGRKAGRGFYDHSLR; encoded by the coding sequence ATGAGCACCACTCCTCAGGACATCAGCAAGGTCGGTGTGATCGGCTGCGGGCTCATGGGTTCCGGCATCGCGGAAGTATGCGCAAGGGCAGGGCTCGACACGTTGGTGTACGAAGTGACAACGGAGGCCCTGGCAGCCGGCCGCAACCGTGTGGAGCAGTCACTGGGCAAAGCCACGGACCGTGGCAAACTCACCGCCCAAGAACGCGACAACGCACTCGATGCGCTCAGCTTCACCACCGACCTCGACGCCTTCGCCGACCGAGACCTGGCCGTGGAGGCCGCGCCCGAGAACGCGGAGATGAAGCTCGGCATCTTTTCGACGCTGGACAGAATCATGGTTCAGCCCGACGCGCTGATGACCTCCAACACCTCGTCGATCCCCATCATGAAGCTTGCCTCCGCCACCACCCGGCCCGGTCAGGTCATGGGGCTGCACTTCTTCAGTCCCGCACCGGTACTCGACCTGGTCGAACTCGTTCCGACCCTGAAAACGGACGACACAGCGTGGCAGCGCCTCCACCACTTCGCCGCTGACGTTCTGGGACGCCGTGTCGTCGTCTCGCAGGACCGGGCCAGCTTCGTCGTCAATGCCCTTCTCATCCCCTACCTGCTCTCCGCCATCCGGATGTTCGAGTCCGGATTCGCCTTGGCGCAAGACATCGACGACGGCATGGTCCGCGGCTGCGCCCATCCCATGGGGCCGCTCCAATTGGCCGATCACATCGGGCTGGACACCACACTGGCCATCGCCGAGTCCCTGTACGCGGAATTCAAGGAGCCTCTGTACGCACCGCCGCCCCTGTTGTCACGCATGGTTGAGGCCGGACATCTGGGACGCAAAGCCGGTCGCGGCTTTTACGACCATTCGCTGCGCTGA
- the mhpA gene encoding bifunctional 3-(3-hydroxy-phenyl)propionate/3-hydroxycinnamic acid hydroxylase MhpA, with the protein MHQPIGRHSRSDVLVVGAGPVGLATALFLARDGWQVTILEQWPSPYPLPRAVHFDDEVARLLADAGIGDRLGTLSEPADTYEWRNADGTPLLTFDWSGPGPSGWPRASMTYQPDLETALAEALETHPNVSVLRGHEAVGLVETERDVTLTARDTTGRQHELSADWVVGADGANSFVRAHMPTRMTDLGFFYDWLIVDIRPRIPRTWDPVNLQICDPQRPTTVVSGGPGRRRWEFMRMPGESVEELDTESAAWRLLAPFGMTPETCDLERHAVYTFQAQWADTWRTGRLLLAGDSAHLMPPFAGQGMCSGIRDAANLTFKLDLVLRGAAAPALLDTYGTERSAHVQHAIGMSVELGKVICVTDPGDAAMRDAHMISHGADPERALPPLPPTVLSNGLIACGEAGTAGLLSRQARISYRGRVGLLNGVVGRGFVVASATDPRTMLSARQLAFLKSIRAHLLHLTPPGAHADEEVAAVDLDGFYLPHLAVARQAGVVIRPDHYLFGTAATPEGLARLVDDLEKQLVSPRSSTSAVPSPTPVVTAGGES; encoded by the coding sequence ATGCACCAGCCCATCGGCCGTCACAGCCGCAGCGACGTCCTGGTCGTCGGAGCCGGCCCGGTTGGCCTGGCCACCGCTCTTTTCCTGGCCCGGGACGGGTGGCAGGTCACCATCCTGGAACAGTGGCCCAGCCCCTACCCTCTGCCGCGCGCCGTGCACTTCGACGACGAGGTCGCCCGACTGCTCGCCGACGCGGGAATCGGTGATCGGCTGGGCACACTGTCGGAACCGGCCGACACCTATGAATGGCGCAACGCGGACGGCACCCCTCTGCTGACGTTCGACTGGTCGGGCCCTGGGCCGTCCGGCTGGCCGCGCGCCTCCATGACGTACCAGCCGGACCTGGAGACGGCGCTGGCCGAGGCCCTCGAGACGCATCCGAACGTGTCGGTCCTGCGCGGTCACGAGGCCGTCGGTCTGGTCGAGACCGAAAGGGACGTCACCCTGACCGCCCGGGACACCACCGGTCGACAGCACGAACTGAGCGCCGACTGGGTCGTGGGCGCGGACGGAGCCAACAGCTTCGTACGCGCCCACATGCCCACCCGCATGACGGACCTCGGCTTCTTCTACGACTGGCTCATCGTCGACATCCGCCCCCGTATCCCGCGTACGTGGGACCCCGTCAACCTGCAGATCTGCGATCCGCAGCGGCCCACGACCGTGGTGTCGGGCGGGCCGGGCCGACGGCGCTGGGAGTTCATGCGCATGCCCGGTGAGTCGGTGGAGGAACTCGACACCGAATCCGCCGCCTGGCGGCTGCTCGCGCCCTTCGGAATGACCCCGGAGACGTGCGACCTGGAGCGGCATGCCGTCTATACGTTCCAGGCCCAGTGGGCCGACACCTGGCGTACCGGTCGCCTGCTGCTGGCCGGCGACTCGGCCCACCTGATGCCGCCGTTCGCAGGCCAGGGCATGTGCTCCGGCATCCGGGACGCGGCCAACCTCACCTTCAAACTGGACCTGGTCCTGCGCGGCGCCGCAGCCCCGGCCCTCCTGGACACCTACGGCACCGAGCGCAGCGCCCACGTCCAGCACGCCATCGGGATGTCCGTCGAGCTCGGCAAGGTCATCTGCGTCACGGACCCGGGCGACGCAGCCATGCGGGACGCTCACATGATCAGTCATGGAGCCGACCCGGAACGGGCCCTGCCGCCGCTGCCCCCGACCGTGCTGAGCAACGGGCTCATCGCCTGCGGCGAAGCGGGAACCGCAGGGCTGCTGAGCCGGCAGGCACGTATCTCGTACCGCGGGCGCGTCGGCCTGCTCAACGGAGTGGTCGGCCGCGGTTTCGTCGTCGCCTCCGCCACCGACCCCCGCACGATGCTGTCCGCACGCCAACTGGCCTTCCTGAAAAGCATCAGGGCGCACCTTCTGCACCTGACACCGCCGGGGGCACACGCCGACGAGGAGGTGGCCGCCGTCGACCTGGACGGCTTCTACCTCCCCCACCTCGCCGTAGCGAGGCAGGCAGGCGTGGTGATCCGCCCCGATCACTACCTCTTCGGCACCGCCGCGACACCAGAGGGCCTCGCCCGGCTCGTCGACGACCTGGAGAAGCAACTGGTATCGCCCCGCTCCTCCACCAGTGCCGTCCCATCCCCCACTCCCGTCGTCACCGCTGGAGGTGAGTCATGA
- a CDS encoding winged helix-turn-helix transcriptional regulator: MTTGPTSGGEDTHPVCVRFHAAIEMIGARWTGAILRALFTDQCRYAQIKAAVPGVSDTMLAQRLRELQRDGLIERHVVPATPVQVEYRLTARGHDLEPVLDAIIAWSHTWIPLPGSDPET; this comes from the coding sequence ATGACGACCGGCCCGACATCTGGCGGCGAGGACACCCACCCGGTCTGCGTCCGCTTCCACGCGGCGATCGAGATGATCGGCGCGCGCTGGACCGGCGCGATTCTGCGGGCGCTGTTCACCGACCAGTGCCGGTACGCACAGATCAAGGCCGCCGTACCCGGAGTCAGTGACACCATGCTGGCGCAGCGCCTCCGGGAACTGCAGCGCGACGGCCTGATCGAGCGTCACGTCGTACCGGCGACACCCGTGCAGGTGGAGTACCGCCTCACGGCCAGAGGACATGACCTGGAACCGGTCCTCGACGCGATCATCGCGTGGTCGCACACCTGGATCCCCTTGCCCGGCTCAGACCCCGAGACCTGA
- a CDS encoding bifunctional 3-(3-hydroxy-phenyl)propionate/3-hydroxycinnamic acid hydroxylase — protein MTGTDDAVGGPVANGATVDVVVVGYGPVGMVTAALLAQAGHRVLVLERYAGLYNLPRAASFDDETMRTLARLGVAEDLLPKVRVQPTYEWRNGRGDLLIEQHFAEAGRSGWAEWNMMYQPDLEEALDEVCRSMPQVEVRHSSAVVALEQSAEDVTLTVDGPEGRRTLTARYVIGCDGGNSFVRSALGVGQFDYGFSEPWMVCDFRFRRPTQVPLALQLGDPLSPTSIISLGPAHHRFSFMLDSVDAFETECDPRRVWKRVASHLTPEDADLIRVATYTFRSLIADHWRRGRVLLAGDAAHQMPPFLGQGMCSGFRDAQNLAFKLDLVLRGAAPDDILDTYQTEREPHVRAVTEKGIELGHLQTLRDPERAAERDRTLLARRAKSGTSEAVRLPSLVDGLFAREPDVGRGQLSVQGVVDDGTRRGLLDQVVGGGFHLLLEEGLLNSLERSGRLDDLARAGVRVVVLGERAAAHPKAAVVQDVHGTYHDWFAELGCSAVVIRPDFYVFGTASGPEAVAGLAGELLGAVHGGTAAHAARADA, from the coding sequence ATGACGGGTACGGATGACGCCGTCGGTGGTCCGGTCGCGAACGGGGCCACGGTGGACGTGGTCGTGGTGGGTTACGGGCCCGTGGGTATGGTCACGGCCGCCCTGCTGGCGCAGGCGGGCCACCGGGTCCTGGTCCTCGAGCGGTACGCGGGCCTGTACAACCTGCCTCGGGCGGCCAGCTTCGACGACGAGACCATGCGCACGCTCGCCCGCCTCGGTGTGGCGGAGGATCTGCTGCCCAAGGTGCGCGTGCAGCCCACGTATGAGTGGCGCAACGGCCGTGGCGACCTGCTGATAGAGCAGCATTTCGCCGAAGCCGGACGCAGCGGCTGGGCGGAGTGGAACATGATGTACCAGCCGGACCTCGAAGAGGCGCTCGACGAGGTGTGCCGGTCCATGCCGCAGGTGGAAGTGCGGCACTCCAGCGCCGTCGTCGCGCTGGAGCAGAGCGCGGAGGACGTCACCCTCACTGTCGACGGCCCCGAGGGGCGCCGGACGCTCACCGCGCGCTACGTCATCGGTTGCGACGGGGGCAACAGCTTCGTGCGGTCGGCGCTCGGTGTAGGGCAGTTCGACTACGGCTTCTCCGAGCCGTGGATGGTGTGCGACTTCCGCTTCCGCCGCCCGACGCAGGTCCCGCTCGCACTGCAGCTCGGCGACCCGCTGAGTCCGACCTCGATCATCTCGCTCGGCCCTGCACACCACCGGTTCAGCTTCATGCTCGACTCGGTGGACGCCTTCGAGACCGAGTGCGATCCGCGACGCGTCTGGAAACGGGTCGCGTCCCACCTCACTCCCGAGGACGCCGACCTCATCCGCGTCGCCACGTACACCTTCCGGTCACTCATCGCGGACCACTGGCGTCGTGGCCGCGTCCTGCTCGCGGGCGACGCCGCACACCAGATGCCCCCGTTCCTCGGGCAGGGCATGTGCTCGGGCTTCCGCGACGCGCAGAACCTCGCCTTCAAGCTGGACCTGGTCCTGCGCGGAGCGGCACCGGACGACATCCTCGACACCTACCAGACGGAGCGCGAACCGCATGTGCGCGCGGTGACCGAGAAGGGCATCGAGCTCGGCCACCTCCAGACCCTGCGGGACCCGGAGCGTGCCGCGGAGCGCGACCGAACTCTGCTGGCCCGCCGCGCGAAGTCGGGGACGTCCGAGGCCGTGCGCCTGCCGAGCCTCGTCGACGGCCTGTTCGCCCGGGAACCGGACGTCGGCCGTGGGCAGCTGTCGGTCCAGGGCGTGGTGGACGACGGCACGCGCCGCGGCCTCCTGGACCAGGTCGTGGGTGGCGGATTTCACCTGCTCCTCGAAGAGGGGCTGCTGAACTCCCTGGAACGCTCCGGCCGGCTCGACGACCTGGCCCGGGCGGGCGTGCGCGTCGTCGTCCTCGGGGAACGGGCCGCCGCCCACCCCAAGGCGGCCGTCGTCCAGGACGTACACGGCACCTACCATGACTGGTTCGCCGAACTGGGCTGCTCGGCCGTCGTCATCCGCCCCGACTTCTACGTCTTCGGCACAGCGAGCGGCCCCGAGGCGGTGGCCGGCCTCGCCGGTGAACTGCTGGGCGCGGTGCACGGCGGAACGGCCGCACACGCGGCGCGGGCGGACGCCTGA
- a CDS encoding NADPH-dependent FMN reductase produces MVSLTKEHILTASKLEIIVASTRPGRVGPSVARWIESQAATQGGFDEIEVVDLAEVNLPFMNEPHHPRLGRYTHQHTRDWSAKVAEADAFVFVMPEYNYGYNAELKNAIDYLHNEWKYKPVGLVSYGGVSAGTRAAQMIKQVVTTLKMTPVFEAVSIPFVQQFIDDDQRLLPNDVMTSSAKAMLDELVRFTDALRPLRAPTAS; encoded by the coding sequence ATGGTGTCGCTTACGAAGGAGCACATTTTGACTGCGAGCAAGCTGGAAATCATCGTGGCGAGCACGCGCCCCGGACGCGTCGGCCCGAGCGTCGCCCGCTGGATCGAGTCGCAGGCCGCGACGCAGGGGGGCTTCGACGAGATAGAGGTGGTGGACCTCGCCGAGGTGAACCTGCCTTTCATGAACGAACCCCACCACCCGAGGCTCGGCCGCTACACCCATCAGCACACTCGGGACTGGAGCGCCAAAGTCGCCGAAGCGGACGCCTTCGTCTTCGTCATGCCCGAGTACAACTACGGCTACAACGCCGAGCTCAAGAACGCGATCGACTACCTTCACAACGAGTGGAAGTACAAGCCGGTGGGCCTGGTCAGCTACGGCGGCGTGTCCGCGGGCACGCGCGCTGCGCAGATGATCAAGCAGGTGGTGACCACCCTGAAGATGACGCCGGTCTTCGAGGCCGTGTCCATCCCCTTCGTGCAGCAGTTCATCGACGACGACCAGCGCCTGCTGCCCAACGACGTCATGACCAGCTCCGCCAAGGCGATGCTCGACGAACTGGTGCGCTTCACCGATGCCCTGCGCCCGCTGCGCGCCCCCACCGCATCATGA
- a CDS encoding acyl-CoA dehydrogenase: MTNFDLYRPAEEHEMLRETIRSLAEAKIAPHAAAVDEEARFPREALDALVASDLHAVHVPEEYGGAGADALATVIVIEEVARVCASSSLIPAVNKLGSLPVILSGSEDLKKKYLGPLAKGDAMFSYALSEPDAGSDAAGMKTKAVRDGDFWVLNGVKRWITNAGESEYYTVMAVTDPTKRSKGISAFVVEKSDEGVSFGAPEKKLGIKGSPTREVYLDNVRIPADRMIGEEGTGFATAMKTLDHTRITIAAQALGIAQGALDYAKGYVQERKQFGKPIGDFQGIQFMLADMAMKLEAARQLTYSAAAKSERLDGDLTFFGAAAKCFASDVAMEVTTDAVQLLGGYGYTRDYPVERMMRDAKITQIYEGTNQVQRIVMARNLPSDGAKR; the protein is encoded by the coding sequence ATGACTAATTTCGACCTGTACCGTCCGGCCGAGGAGCACGAGATGCTCCGTGAGACGATCCGTTCGCTCGCCGAGGCGAAGATCGCCCCGCACGCCGCCGCGGTGGACGAGGAGGCGCGCTTCCCGCGGGAGGCGCTGGACGCGCTGGTCGCCTCGGACCTGCACGCGGTCCACGTCCCGGAGGAGTACGGCGGCGCGGGAGCCGACGCGCTCGCCACGGTCATCGTGATCGAGGAGGTGGCCCGCGTCTGCGCGTCGTCCTCCCTGATCCCGGCCGTGAACAAGCTGGGCTCGCTCCCGGTGATCCTCTCCGGCTCCGAGGACCTGAAGAAGAAGTACCTGGGCCCGCTCGCCAAGGGCGACGCGATGTTCTCGTACGCCCTGTCCGAGCCGGACGCCGGCTCCGACGCGGCCGGCATGAAGACCAAGGCCGTGCGCGACGGCGACTTCTGGGTCCTCAACGGCGTCAAGCGCTGGATCACCAACGCGGGCGAGTCCGAGTACTACACGGTCATGGCCGTCACCGACCCGACGAAGCGCTCCAAGGGCATCTCGGCGTTCGTCGTCGAGAAGTCCGACGAGGGCGTCTCCTTCGGCGCCCCGGAGAAGAAGCTCGGCATCAAGGGCTCCCCGACGCGCGAGGTCTACCTCGACAACGTCCGCATCCCCGCCGACCGCATGATCGGCGAGGAGGGCACCGGCTTCGCCACCGCGATGAAGACCCTGGACCACACCCGCATCACGATCGCGGCCCAGGCACTCGGCATCGCCCAGGGCGCCCTCGACTACGCCAAGGGCTACGTCCAGGAGCGCAAGCAGTTCGGCAAGCCGATCGGCGACTTCCAGGGCATCCAGTTCATGCTCGCCGACATGGCCATGAAGCTGGAGGCCGCCCGCCAGCTCACCTACAGCGCCGCCGCCAAGTCCGAGCGCCTCGACGGCGACCTGACCTTCTTCGGCGCCGCGGCCAAGTGCTTCGCCTCCGACGTCGCCATGGAGGTCACCACCGACGCCGTCCAGCTCCTCGGCGGCTACGGCTACACCCGCGACTACCCCGTCGAGCGCATGATGCGCGACGCCAAGATCACCCAGATCTACGAGGGCACCAACCAGGTCCAGCGCATCGTCATGGCCCGCAACCTGCCGTCCGACGGAGCCAAGCGATGA